The DNA window ATATACCATCGACGACGTTGAAGCCTTCGAACACCGGCGGCTCCTTATACATAGCCTTGCGCTCGCCGGCGTTACGATGCGCCGCGCGAAAATTCTCCGACTTCGTCCAATTCTGAAAGTCCTCTTCGCTCTTCCAGACCGTGTGCGAGGAATAGAGAGTGTAGCCCTCCTCTTCGTTGGACTTGCCGCGCAGCAGGCGGAATTCGACGAAACCGGGCACCACGGCCAGGCTGGAATCGCGATTGCGCCAGACGGTC is part of the Rhizobium bangladeshense genome and encodes:
- a CDS encoding antibiotic biosynthesis monooxygenase family protein, whose protein sequence is MYIAMNRFKVVTGTEGDFETVWRNRDSSLAVVPGFVEFRLLRGKSNEEEGYTLYSSHTVWKSEEDFQNWTKSENFRAAHRNAGERKAMYKEPPVFEGFNVVDGI